A region from the Lentimonas sp. CC4 genome encodes:
- a CDS encoding aminotransferase class I/II-fold pyridoxal phosphate-dependent enzyme: protein MQTFFITANDTDVGKTYITGLLARHFSASGLTVQIVKAIDCGGSGDADCACNFADAENVTAHTLMSYPAPLAPMAEANAATSLPTVAGLINALAELPEADVRLIEGAGGVAVPIDPSGLDWRDFIDAYLPDLTIAVVDNRLGSINQSRLLHSYLQGRPHAFILNAVTPPDPAVNASNLDAYNKHELTLLGCVHSGAHVFELLAPDLLRIVTKSELAPAEVQNPRIAKLEARKANHVFRETKVRHHDERSLNLSDNDTLGLRHHPALVEAAYLAVAKWGTSSSASPLISGYTAAHADLEATLSNWYDQRAALVWNSGYAANQALLKHFVDSEDLILADRLIHHSLISGALQSGARIIRFRHNDLSHLESLLKQHHGTRKIHLVTESVYSMDGDAPDLKQIAYLKSKYTFKWILDEAHAIGWYGETGSGLAEADGVLDEVDILVGTFGKALAASGAYTIFKDAWMRDYCVNEAGEFIYSTYLPPSSAATAQAAIELIQQHPEWRTQGQAAARDLRARLRGFGWEVLGTDSAVLPVLCGTSKNALEMAARLLEAGIRVGAIRPPTVPLGQARLRISLKSTLTEQDTSLLVACFEHGNTDNV from the coding sequence ATGCAGACCTTTTTCATAACCGCGAATGACACGGATGTCGGTAAGACCTACATCACGGGTCTGTTGGCGCGGCATTTTTCGGCGTCTGGCTTGACTGTGCAAATCGTCAAAGCGATTGATTGTGGTGGCTCTGGTGATGCGGATTGCGCCTGCAACTTTGCAGATGCTGAGAATGTAACAGCGCACACCTTAATGAGCTACCCGGCTCCCTTGGCACCGATGGCGGAAGCCAATGCTGCCACCTCATTACCCACCGTTGCAGGACTGATTAATGCCTTGGCAGAACTACCAGAAGCGGATGTGCGCCTGATCGAAGGTGCAGGAGGTGTTGCAGTTCCGATCGACCCGAGCGGGTTAGATTGGCGTGATTTCATCGACGCGTATTTGCCAGACCTGACGATCGCAGTCGTCGATAATCGTCTAGGCAGTATCAATCAAAGCCGCTTGTTACACAGCTATTTGCAAGGTCGGCCGCATGCATTTATCCTGAATGCAGTCACCCCCCCAGATCCTGCGGTTAACGCTTCGAACCTGGATGCGTATAACAAACATGAGCTAACGCTGCTGGGGTGTGTTCATTCAGGTGCACATGTTTTTGAGCTCCTAGCGCCAGACTTGTTGCGAATTGTAACTAAATCGGAACTCGCTCCTGCTGAAGTTCAAAACCCACGCATTGCGAAACTTGAAGCACGTAAAGCGAATCATGTCTTTCGCGAGACCAAGGTGCGTCACCATGATGAGCGTAGCTTGAACCTGTCGGACAACGATACGCTCGGCTTACGGCACCACCCTGCCCTCGTTGAAGCAGCGTATCTAGCAGTCGCCAAATGGGGCACGTCGTCCTCGGCATCGCCACTGATCAGCGGTTACACTGCGGCGCATGCCGACTTGGAAGCGACGTTGAGCAATTGGTATGATCAACGCGCTGCGTTGGTTTGGAATAGCGGTTACGCGGCAAACCAAGCGCTACTGAAACACTTTGTGGACAGTGAGGACCTTATCCTCGCGGACCGCTTGATTCATCATAGTTTGATTAGTGGCGCATTACAGAGTGGCGCGCGAATCATACGTTTTCGTCATAACGACCTGTCTCATTTGGAGTCGTTGCTCAAACAGCACCATGGCACGCGCAAAATTCATCTCGTCACTGAGAGTGTGTATTCGATGGATGGCGATGCGCCGGATCTCAAGCAGATCGCGTATTTAAAATCCAAATACACATTTAAATGGATCTTAGACGAGGCACATGCGATTGGTTGGTATGGCGAAACGGGCTCTGGGCTCGCTGAAGCTGATGGCGTTTTGGATGAGGTAGATATATTGGTCGGCACATTTGGTAAGGCATTGGCTGCTTCAGGAGCCTATACCATCTTCAAGGATGCATGGATGCGCGACTATTGCGTGAATGAGGCAGGCGAATTCATCTACTCAACCTATTTACCGCCGTCGTCTGCAGCGACTGCTCAGGCAGCGATTGAGCTTATTCAACAGCATCCCGAATGGCGCACGCAGGGACAGGCAGCAGCACGTGACTTACGTGCACGACTTCGCGGATTCGGTTGGGAGGTGCTAGGCACGGATTCTGCTGTGCTGCCGGTGCTCTGTGGCACTTCAAAGAATGCGCTAGAGATGGCCGCTCGGTTATTAGAGGCGGGCATTCGCGTCGGCGCAATACGTCCACCAACTGTGCCACTAGGGCAAGCTCGGCTACGAATTTCACTTAAATCAACGCTCACGGAGCAGGACACTTCACTGCTAGTCGCCTGCTTTGAGCATGGAAACACTGATAATGTCTAA
- the bioB gene encoding biotin synthase BioB: protein MSVTVESAREVYDLPLTTLMFRAQQAHHEFQDPAGVQLSMLQSIKTGACSEDCKYCAQSSRYTTFVDREPLMDTAEVTMAAIKAKASGATRFCMGAAWRGTSNERQFESVLESVRAVDQMGMEVCCTLGLLTEDHAKRLKEAGMTVYNHNLDTSREYYTEVISTRSYDDRLETLSNVRKAGLEVCSGGIVGMGEAEDDRLKLLVELANLDPQPESVPINALVAVEGTPMCDQEPVDPIEFVRMVATARILMPRSTVRLSAGRQSMSEETQALCFIAGANSIFIGNKLLTTANPEASDDEKMLERFGLHSLDPAVAREKQGRKAVVKVKAPEREAAASS, encoded by the coding sequence ATGTCTGTCACAGTTGAATCCGCTCGCGAGGTTTATGATCTCCCTCTCACTACGCTGATGTTTCGCGCTCAACAAGCGCACCATGAGTTTCAAGACCCTGCAGGTGTGCAGCTTTCGATGCTGCAATCCATAAAAACAGGTGCTTGCTCGGAAGACTGCAAATATTGCGCGCAATCCTCTCGCTACACGACTTTCGTTGATCGTGAGCCATTAATGGACACCGCAGAAGTCACGATGGCTGCAATCAAAGCCAAGGCCTCGGGCGCGACTCGCTTCTGCATGGGGGCGGCATGGCGCGGCACTTCTAATGAGCGTCAGTTTGAAAGCGTGCTCGAATCCGTCCGTGCGGTGGATCAAATGGGCATGGAGGTCTGCTGCACGCTCGGCCTATTAACTGAGGATCACGCCAAGCGACTCAAAGAAGCAGGCATGACAGTTTATAATCATAATCTAGATACCTCTCGCGAATATTACACAGAAGTCATTTCGACCCGTAGCTATGACGACCGCCTTGAGACGCTCTCGAATGTGCGCAAGGCCGGTCTCGAAGTCTGCTCCGGTGGTATCGTTGGTATGGGCGAAGCCGAGGACGACCGCTTAAAGCTACTCGTTGAGTTGGCGAACCTGGATCCTCAGCCCGAGTCGGTGCCGATCAATGCGTTGGTCGCCGTCGAAGGCACGCCGATGTGTGACCAAGAACCTGTCGATCCGATCGAGTTCGTGCGTATGGTTGCTACGGCTCGTATTCTGATGCCACGCAGCACTGTCCGTCTTTCGGCTGGCCGCCAATCGATGAGCGAAGAGACACAAGCGCTCTGCTTCATCGCCGGCGCGAATAGTATCTTCATCGGCAACAAGCTATTGACCACGGCAAATCCAGAAGCTTCGGATGACGAGAAAATGTTGGAGCGCTTCGGCCTACATTCACTCGACCCCGCAGTGGCTCGTGAGAAGCAAGGTCGCAAGGCTGTGGTAAAAGTCAAAGCACCTGAACGCGAGGCCGCTGCGAGCTCGTAG